Below is a genomic region from Dehalococcoides mccartyi.
TGACTATATCAAGCCGTCTTTCAGGGCTCATGCGAATCCAGAAATCTTTGAAGGCGGCTACCTCCTGATTGTTAAGGTCGGACAACAGGGCCAGGTCTGTATGTTTCAGGCTGGTGTTTTCATCTGTCAGCCTTTCAAAAAGTTCAGTAATTTCCGTGTTATTCTGGCTCATCAGTTGTTACTCGCTTCCTCATTGTCATCACCTTCGTCATTATCAAGGTCATCGTCGTCTTCACCGCTTTCCCAAATAGGTTCGGTAAAGTAGTCTATATAATCCTCCATAGCCTCAGCTGCAATCTGTGATACATGCTGCTTGGCGTCAGATGCAATCTGTTCCAGTTCAGTGATATCAACTTCCAGATGGAGCAGTTTGGACAAAATCTGGACAATCACCAAAGCTGCCATGGGGTTTTGCAGGCGGGAAGCATAGCTGGGGACTTCGCCCAGCAGGCATACCCCATCCATATTCCGTTCTTTTGCCACACCCAGCAGCAGACCATTCAGACCGGAAATCTGGAGGTTGCCGCTGCCGCTAAGCCCCCGCTCCACCAGTTCATTGGCTACTTGGGTGTTAGTACCCACTGCCCATGCCCGCGGTTGTTCGCTGTGGTGGATGCGGGTCAGGGCGGCGGCGAAAGTATAAATTCTTTTAACGCCGAAACGCTGACCTACGTCCAGAATCAAATTAGCCAGTTCGTAACTCTTAGTAGAAGGCTGGTCTTCACCTATAAACAGGATAATATCGTTATCCTGTTTATTTTTCAGGTAGTAAAAGCGGTTTTGGGGGAATTGGGGTTCTTCAACTACACCGTCTTTTACCAGTACGCCTATAGGGTCAAAGAAACTGGGGGAATCTATCTCGGCCAGTTCCTTAAACTCCAGTTTGCGTGCCAGATAGGTAGCTACAATAAGGGCGACATTGCTTATGCCCGGCCAGGCCGCCAGCAGGCAGGGTGATTTGAGCTTGGGTCTGGAATTCAGCTTGTATTTTTTGTCCATATATCTGTCTCTCTTATTTGGTAGCTACAGACAGCTTCGGGAAATACATGGATGGGGTGAAAAGCTCACCG
It encodes:
- a CDS encoding PAC2 family protein, whose translation is MDKKYKLNSRPKLKSPCLLAAWPGISNVALIVATYLARKLEFKELAEIDSPSFFDPIGVLVKDGVVEEPQFPQNRFYYLKNKQDNDIILFIGEDQPSTKSYELANLILDVGQRFGVKRIYTFAAALTRIHHSEQPRAWAVGTNTQVANELVERGLSGSGNLQISGLNGLLLGVAKERNMDGVCLLGEVPSYASRLQNPMAALVIVQILSKLLHLEVDITELEQIASDAKQHVSQIAAEAMEDYIDYFTEPIWESGEDDDDLDNDEGDDNEEASNN